The genomic DNA AGTAACACTAAACTCATTACGATTAGTTAAATCTAATTTAGCAAAATACTCATAATTCCCATTATTGTTCAGTGGGACAACGTATTTACCATCGGGAGTATATTGATCGATAATCTCTCCGCCATTGATACTTATATCTTCAATGTCACTTTCTTCTTGAACAACAATTTTTATATCCGCTTCTTTCTGATCAAAAGTAACACGAATTTCATCGTTTTTAAAATTATCGTTGACTATGGCAATTACCGGTTTGTTATTTTCTCTTTTTAATTCAAATAATCTGGATTTAGAATCATTTAAAAATTCAGGATTTATCTCTTTAACATTAGCAAGACTTATAATTTTCGAGTAATCTAAAATAGCTGCGTCTTTTCTTGCTATTACATCATAAGCTTTAGCTCTTTTATACAAAGCGTAAACATTTTCAGGGTCTTGATTTATCACGTTAGAATAATCAGCAATAGCGTTCATATGCTGACTGAAATCTACATACATATCGGCACGATAATTAATTAAATCTAAAATATCATCATCGGTTTTATAAAGAAAAATTACTTTAGACAAATCATTAATAGCCTGAGAAAGGTCTAATTTCTTTTGATAAGAATAGACACGTGTTAGAAATGCTTGTTTATGATTTTTCGACAAAGCCATAGTCCTGTTGGCTTCTTGAATGGCTTCGTCGTATCTTTCCTGTTCATATAGTGCTTTTGCCAAATAATTATGAGCGGCTATATGGTTTGGATTTTTCTCTATAGTTGAGCGAAAGGAAGCTTCTGCAGCCTTATAGTTTTTTAGAATAAATTCTAAATCACCTATTTTATAGTAAGTTTCAGGAAGATCGTCTACATCGAGTGAAAGTTTAGCATAATGTAAAGCTTTTTTCCACTCCTTAATTGAATAGAGGGCTTTTATTTGTTTTGAATATATGAGCAAATCTTTCTTTTCAAAATTTAGATATTGGGCATACTTTTCAGCAGCTTTTTCGTAATTTTTTAAGTCGAAATTTAAATTACCGTTACTTAACCAAGCATCAACATTTTCTCGATCAAGTTTATTTACTGCATCATAATCTTCAATGGCTTTTTCCGGCTGATTGGTTTTACTATATGCTTGAGCACGATAAAAATATGCTTTAATATAGTTTTTATCTAACTCTATAGCTTTGGTAAAACCCTCTATAGATGGGACGAACAAGCCTTTTTTAAAGTTCTTTGAGCCTGCTTTATAATGATCTTTGGCTTTTTCTTGAGCTTGTATAGCGATTGTGCTTATAAACAAGCTAATAATTAAAAGAATCGTTTTTAGTTTCATGGCATTTTATTTTTAGGGGATAATTCCATACAATTTAGCTAACAAAGTTAAAGAAAAAAGTGTGCAATACCAAGTATTTAGAATGATTTTTATATCTTACTTTTGATACAAGGTTTTTGTATCTTACGAAATAATATACAACATAAGTCAAAATATTCGTTATACTCTTATGTTTTTTGTTATTTTACTACGGAAATATTGGAAAAATGAAAATAAAAATACTGTTGGCTTTCTTAGTTTTAAGTTTATTTCTTGTTGATTGTCAGAAAGATGCATACACCCCACTGCCTTATGTAGAAGTAAATATTCAGATTTTTCCTAACTCCACTCAATATTTAGATTTGAATGCTGTTGGCGGATTTATTTATTTAACAGCGAATTATCCCAGTCGAGGAATAATTGTATATCGTGTTGGAGCTGCTGATTTTGTAGCCTTTGAGCGTACTTGTCCACACGATCCTGATGAATGCTGTACCGGTAATGTTTGTTCTCGCTTAGTTGTTGAGGATAATAGATTATATATATCCGATCCTTGTTGCGGCTCGGTATATTTAATCCTTGACGGTAGTAATGTGAGTGGACCTTCGCAATACCCTTTGAAACAGTATCATACATCTTATGACGGAACCGTATTACGTATTTTCAATTAAATTTTAATACTTCCCAAAAAGCCAAAGTAAGGCGAGTTATCATCGATTAAATATACCGATCTTAAACCTATTTCGAAAGGAATAAAGGAACGTAAAAAATGAACATCAAAAAGTAAATCATTTCCTATTGAGCGGTAAACATCTTTATTGCCACTTATACTTTTTACTTCATCATAAAAAACAGCAAGTGTAATTCGTTTTATGTACAATAAGGAGCTTAAATTAAAGTCAGGATAAATTAATGGTAATTTATAATCTACCTTATAGCTGAATACGTTTTCAAAATTTAATCCGTTATAACCTCTCGCAAATGCAATTTGATCGTTATAAAAATAAGCATCACCAAAACGTTTTTGATAAGCAAAATAAAAGCGCAACCCTTGATGTTTAATAATTCCCGGAAAATAAAACAGAGAGCTGAATGCAAATAAATCACCACTTTCGTCAAAGGGAGTTTGTCGGTATAAAAAAGAGAATGACTGTCCCCATTTTGGGTAAACCGATTGTTTTGGCGATAGTTGATAATTAGAAAAAGAAAGGGAATAATCCAGTACTTTATAATTACTCTGTTGAAAATCTATTCCTGTATTTAATACATCCAACTGCTTGTATTCAAAATTTATTCGTGGCTGAATACGCTGATACCAATTGCCTGAAGTAAAAAATAAAGGAATGTAAATGCCATATTTGAAATTAGTTTCGTTATATCCTAACACAAAAGAGCTGTCTCTTTCTGCATCATAAACATTCCTTTCGCGATAGCCATATTCTCCGCTTAAACTCACAGCGGTATACCATCCTAAATATGTTGCATCAGCAAAATAAGTACCTTCTCTATTGTTTAAATCATATTTGTATCCCAAACTCAAAAAAAATGTGGAAAGCTTGTTTTGTGAATTTACCGAGATACCGGGACTAAAGCCATAAGTATCCATCGACATAGTAAAAGGACCCCAGCTATGCGGATTAATTAAATGTCCTAATTTGCTGTATTTTTTGATTTC from Bacteroidales bacterium includes the following:
- a CDS encoding tetratricopeptide repeat protein, translating into MKLKTILLIISLFISTIAIQAQEKAKDHYKAGSKNFKKGLFVPSIEGFTKAIELDKNYIKAYFYRAQAYSKTNQPEKAIEDYDAVNKLDRENVDAWLSNGNLNFDLKNYEKAAEKYAQYLNFEKKDLLIYSKQIKALYSIKEWKKALHYAKLSLDVDDLPETYYKIGDLEFILKNYKAAEASFRSTIEKNPNHIAAHNYLAKALYEQERYDEAIQEANRTMALSKNHKQAFLTRVYSYQKKLDLSQAINDLSKVIFLYKTDDDILDLINYRADMYVDFSQHMNAIADYSNVINQDPENVYALYKRAKAYDVIARKDAAILDYSKIISLANVKEINPEFLNDSKSRLFELKRENNKPVIAIVNDNFKNDEIRVTFDQKEADIKIVVQEESDIEDISINGGEIIDQYTPDGKYVVPLNNNGNYEYFAKLDLTNRNEFSVTAEDAYGNVATTKYSIKRVENTPPDISFVFPFTDENNQVLLENDLPVVLFEGDVKDESLIKSITFNGAIIPFNRNEKNPGFSTSIDISGQSKITVKVTDIYDNTLTREYYLNRESALLSENNPMGKTWVVFIENSSYESFASLEGPVKDIRLMKSALSNYQVHNIIHKENMTKAQMDKFFSIELRDLVKRNHVNSLVIWYAGHGKFLNDVGYWIPVDADRNDEFSYFNINNLKASMQVYAKDITHTLVITDACESGPSFYQAMRADIEIRSCADESATKYKSSQVFSSAGYELASDNSQFTKTFANTLINDSEQCVPIEAVVLKVTDAVVNESQQKPQFGKIAGFADENGTFFFIKKQAEIIPAPAATVEETKIEEK